Proteins from a single region of Polyangium spumosum:
- the tssG gene encoding type VI secretion system baseplate subunit TssG codes for MAAHGWRKSPSVEAWLFDEGHAFDFYQAVSLLERWREGDAVPVGEGSDPSREAVRFSSSIALSFPETDVAKIRPPHREGQPAKMLVNFLGLGGALGPLPPPIVESIFMRAVRGDTAARDFLDIFNHRLVSFAYRIRKGHRVGLGASSPEKDAAARHLFSLLGLGFRALEGRLAVQDRALLEHAANLSSERRSLEGLVAILRRHFGVSIEPIPLTGAFHPIEDGDRTAIGRSGQNRALGRDACLGGRFWDQESTFDLRIGPMKLDEFLRFLPGGDALAPLCSLVRFYAGARFHFGLVLVLAEGEAPRAALGRPGRALLGQIAWLGDVGKVGRRDREVRLSRAAIRKGLGEAG; via the coding sequence ATGGCCGCCCACGGCTGGCGAAAGAGCCCTTCTGTAGAGGCCTGGCTCTTCGACGAGGGGCACGCCTTCGATTTTTATCAGGCCGTCTCCCTCCTCGAGCGCTGGCGCGAGGGCGACGCCGTCCCCGTCGGCGAGGGCTCCGATCCTTCACGCGAGGCCGTGCGGTTCTCGTCGAGCATCGCGCTCTCCTTCCCCGAGACCGACGTCGCGAAGATTCGCCCGCCGCACCGCGAGGGCCAGCCGGCGAAGATGCTCGTCAACTTCCTCGGCCTCGGCGGCGCCCTCGGCCCTCTGCCGCCGCCCATCGTCGAGTCGATCTTCATGCGCGCCGTCCGCGGCGACACCGCGGCGCGTGATTTCCTCGACATCTTCAATCACCGCCTCGTCTCCTTCGCTTATCGGATCCGCAAGGGCCACCGCGTCGGCCTCGGCGCCTCCTCGCCCGAGAAAGACGCCGCGGCGCGGCACCTCTTTTCGCTGCTCGGGCTCGGCTTTCGCGCGCTCGAAGGCCGCCTCGCGGTCCAGGATCGCGCCCTGCTCGAGCACGCGGCGAACCTCTCGAGCGAGAGGCGCTCGCTCGAGGGCCTCGTGGCCATCCTCCGCCGCCATTTTGGCGTCTCGATCGAGCCCATCCCGCTCACCGGGGCGTTTCATCCCATCGAGGACGGTGATCGTACTGCGATCGGCCGCTCCGGCCAGAACCGCGCCCTCGGCCGCGACGCCTGCCTCGGGGGGCGCTTCTGGGATCAGGAGTCGACCTTCGACCTGCGCATCGGGCCGATGAAGCTCGACGAATTCCTTCGATTCCTCCCGGGCGGCGACGCGCTCGCGCCGCTCTGCTCCCTCGTGCGGTTTTATGCTGGCGCCCGATTCCACTTCGGCCTCGTCCTCGTGCTCGCCGAGGGCGAGGCGCCGCGGGCGGCGCTTGGTCGCCCTGGGCGCGCGCTCCTCGGCCAGATCGCGTGGCTCGGCGACGTGGGCAAGGTGGGCAGGAGGGACCGCGAGGTGCGTTTGTCCCGTGCGGCCATTCGGAAGGGGCTCGGGGAGGCTGGCTGA